GATGGTTCAAAACAAAGCTGGTACGAGATGGCTAAAGGTGTTTGTCAACATGTGATATTTAGTGCCCTCATGATTGTAACGGCAATCCCATGTGACATTTGATAAGGAATTGGTAATACCTTAAGATTTGGTACGCGGACAATTTGAAGAACCGTGATTATCAGTGAGATTCCCTGTCAgcaagaaaaaccaaaagtaaGCTGTTAACTTGTGTTATTTGTTAAGACTACAGATAGGTCAACCTAACACCAATTACTTATACATATGCATGAAGGTATGTACATGGTAGCCTTGTATGGAAATTTAACAGTAGGTATACTTGTAGAAAGACATGGATTCAAGAAAGGTCagttaagagagagagatggaaaCCCGCGCTTACAAGTATATCTTGCCCTATCCAAGCATAAGAGTATTGACGTTTAACCGCCCAAAATACAGCAAATGCTATGCAAAAGGGACAAATAGCCAGAGTCAAGTATGAGACAGCACCCAGGAAAGGAACTTTGACATATGATTCTCCAAAGCGGCGGAACCATCTGAAACTATAACAAATTTAACGTCAGTatcagattttcttttttacttctCAAAGAGTGAAGAAGCTTGAATACCCTAGCATTTCAtagtcaacaaaaagaaacaactcaTGGTTTCTATCTGATTCATTATTTCATGGTAAAACAAGACCTGAAATCAAGACAATGCAGAACGTAGAAAGTTTGAAAAGAGATCAATGCACGAgaataaataatgaaaaaatcttGGGATCACGAGTGTTTCTTCTAGTATTAAAGGGCTGTTTCCATCTTAATGTTCCTCTCTACTGCTCtttgaaaagcaaaaagaGGTGAAACAAGCTCCttacaagaaaatgttaatgAGAGAAGAACTATACATACCATGAGAGTAGAGAGACCAAACAAGTTTGCAGCCCCTGATAGCaccaacaaaactttcaaCATCAGTACAGGATGGTTCAATAAGGTATTGCTATGATTTCAATTGGTCACAAGATAAACGTTCTACCTCTACGCCACCTATGCAAAAGAGTACCACCAACACCTCTATAAACCAGAATGACATAAGCTTGTAGAGCATGATCAGGAAACAAGAAGCCACcactacaaacaaaattgcTGATATCACGGTGACCTCAACAACACCTCTAGAGCTGGTGGTTGATAACTGCAAAAGTTCATCTGATCCGTCCTGCAGTTTAAGATAGATAACAAACGAATGAGGGCACTTTTCCTTGGCTGTCAAAAGGTTCGAACATGGTGGATGTCCAGAATATAAAATTGTACGAAATTTTGAGCCAGCAATCACCTTTAGCAGCTTGTCTTGCTCAATAGCTTCTTCCCTGACGGTCCACGCAGACCAATAAGAAGCACATAAAATGGTACCGACAGCCATAAGCCAAAGAAAGACCTCAGCCACATCAACTGCTGGACGTTTCGGCGAGTAGAGCTGCAGAGTAACTGAACAAATATAGTCAACACCaactcaaagaaaaagagagagcaCAGAGATGCCAAACTATGATAAGATATGCTAAAATACAAGAAGAGCAATCTATGCGGAAGTACAGTTTGATTTATACGAAGAATTACCTATAGCGTTACTTTTGACTATGTTCTCCAGACTTCTACCAGCATCAACAGGTAGCATAACAACAGGAATAGTAATATCTAAAACGTTTTCACCCTTCTCGCAGACCATCTTGAAAAGATCTGCAAAGCAACATTCAACCTTGCAAAACTCAAGAGGGATTTAACTAGAATTGGGAAATAAATAATCACTTGGAACTAGTACAAGAGGAGGAATATATACAGAAAAAAGCCTTTAGTGAATTACCTGTACTGTTGTTTATGATAAGGATGGCAGAGGCACCAGCTGCTTCAGCAACCTTAGTTTTGGTGGTAAAACTGCATTTACCACGATGAACAAGAATGACCTCTCCTGTAAGCTACCAAAAGATAATGAAACTGGAATTACACAAGAAGGAAAGATGAGTACAAGAGAGACAAGCCAAAAAGGAAACTTTACCTTATTTTTGGGAGTGCTGCAACAATCAGGAGGGTCAGCAATAGCAAGTTTGATGAGGGTAGCATGTTTCTCCTTAGATTCCAAGGTTGGGCCAAACCTAGCACCAACACCAACATACTCCGTGTACTCCGACCCATTGACTCGAGTTGGGACTTTCACCTGTCCATGAAATTATATGTTGTAGTTATATATGTTGGAAGATGACATGGCAGGGTCCTAAACGCAAACCAGATCTATATCCCAATTTCTTCACTCACACCAAATGACTCCTTATTATAGCTAACAAGAAGCTTGCAACAAATTGAAAGTCCATGCGACTAAAACGAGGGTTTAGTTAGGTAACTCATGGCTATACCTACTCTCCCTCTATTCTGAATGACATCAAATCTGGAATCCAAAAGTTCCTCTAGAGTCTGTAAAAACCCAATTTCTCAATCTGCTGGCAACAACAGATATAGAAGGAGGAGGACAGTGAGAAAGCAATCAACAGACTCATTCCACTAAACCCTAGTATTACAATCCAAAGCCTAAACTAAATTCCAAATTCCTGAAAGTCACCAAGAGATAGACAAGAGGGACAAGGAGATaagagaaagagtaagaaCGACAGATCAAAGTGAAATAgatcaaaaatcaaaccagAACGAAATTGTTGTTGCAACCAGGTCTCTGCGGAAGCGAATCGTCGTGGTGAACTATGTCTCCAGCACAAACGAAACTAGCACTGTACAACAACAACCCGAAGACGAACGAGAAACAACTGAGAGATTTCCACAAGATCATATTCCAGACTCCACGGAATCGTTAAAaggagggaagaagaaaaagaagataaaaagattagagaggaaagatggagaaaaaatGGAGGAAGGTACAAtgaacgagagagagagaagagaagagaagagggaaaaaaaataaagtctcgtgggagagagagagatgaaaaaaGGTTGGTGTCGTTTTAGAGGTAAGTAAAGCTTAAAACGCTGgctttgactttttttttctctctctttttggtcCTCTGGCGCGTGGGACGCGTGTTTAGATGTATTGGTGTCTGTGTACAGTactgtttattattattgaattctttgtcCGTACGATATTTTGCCTTTTCTGTAgttatatttatcaaaactgTTTATctgctgatgatgataagtGATAACAGATCAAGCGCCGTGTAGTTCTAAAACATGTGGAGTCATTAACGGAACCAAAAAgttacacaaaaaaacaaacatcatatATTAACTTACCGATGCTTGAATAATAGTACTATTATTGAATGACAAACCCATTCTATAATCTATATCACTATATGCCATGTTATGATTATTGATGATTTaaggtttaatttttttttcttttttgaaatatgTTGATTGTCTATATAATAAACATCTCTCActcaataaaaatcaaataaatcaAGTGACCTTTTTCTGAATcatatcataaacaaaaaaatatcagtaattttttaaaaagtaccggttttcaaataataaatttgcAGTAATGAATTCATTGATGTTTTGGGTCGGTTCACCCTAAtacattttttctctctcgCCTCCCTGCTTTAACTCCAAGTGGTCGTTGTGCTCGTGACGGCGCGTGGCGGCTCCTACAACGCCGGCGTCGGTCACCTTTCTTGTTTCctgtttagtttttcttttcatagatgtcttctttggttttagaaGCATAGAGGCTCTTTACAATTTGGAGTGGTGAGTGTTGTGAAGCAGATCTAGTGAGATTGGGTTTTGGTACTTGGATCTGTGGGATCTGATGGTCGAGGGTGTTCTTAGGTCACTGTTCTTGTTCGCTGGTCATGGAGTGCAGTCACGCTTCATCTTTGCCGGTGGACTTTCAAgacttttgcttcttctcttgacggcttgtttctcttctcccATGGCTGAATCTGTGCAACATCGGATCGACTTCTCGATAACTCGGTATCTCCATTGTCTCTCATGTCTTCTGCTTTTGTGAAACTTGTTGCTCTGATCAGTTTGTATTCATGAGATCTGGTAACATCAGCGGCTTAGGTTAATTTGTCTCCCTCT
This sequence is a window from Arabidopsis thaliana chromosome 1 sequence. Protein-coding genes within it:
- the SPPL4 gene encoding SIGNAL PEPTIDE PEPTIDASE-LIKE 4 (SIGNAL PEPTIDE PEPTIDASE-LIKE 4 (SPPL4); FUNCTIONS IN: peptidase activity, aspartic-type endopeptidase activity; INVOLVED IN: proteolysis; LOCATED IN: endomembrane system, integral to membrane; EXPRESSED IN: 24 plant structures; EXPRESSED DURING: 13 growth stages; CONTAINS InterPro DOMAIN/s: Protease-associated PA (InterPro:IPR003137), Peptidase A22, presenilin signal peptide (InterPro:IPR006639), Peptidase A22B, signal peptide peptidase (InterPro:IPR007369); BEST Arabidopsis thaliana protein match is: SIGNAL PEPTIDE PEPTIDASE-LIKE 2 (TAIR:AT1G63690.1); Has 1466 Blast hits to 1433 proteins in 284 species: Archae - 0; Bacteria - 176; Metazoa - 611; Fungi - 153; Plants - 303; Viruses - 0; Other Eukaryotes - 223 (source: NCBI BLink).); protein product: MILWKSLSCFSFVFGLLLYSASFVCAGDIVHHDDSLPQRPGCNNNFVLVKVPTRVNGSEYTEYVGVGARFGPTLESKEKHATLIKLAIADPPDCCSTPKNKLTGEVILVHRGKCSFTTKTKVAEAAGASAILIINNSTDLFKMVCEKGENVLDITIPVVMLPVDAGRSLENIVKSNAIVTLQLYSPKRPAVDVAEVFLWLMAVGTILCASYWSAWTVREEAIEQDKLLKDGSDELLQLSTTSSRGVVEVTVISAILFVVVASCFLIMLYKLMSFWFIEVLVVLFCIGGVEGLQTCLVSLLSCFRWFRRFGESYVKVPFLGAVSYLTLAICPFCIAFAVFWAVKRQYSYAWIGQDILGISLIITVLQIVRVPNLKVGFVLLSCAFMYDIFWVFVSKWWFRESVMIVVARGDRSGEDGIPMLLKIPRMFDPWGGYSIIGFGDIILPGLLVTFALRYDWLANKRLKSGYFLGTMSAYGLGLLITYIALNLMDGHGQPALLYIVPFILGTLFVLGHKRGDLKTLWTTGEPDRPCPHVRLQPQSS
- the SPPL4 gene encoding SIGNAL PEPTIDE PEPTIDASE-LIKE 4; protein product: MVCEKGENVLDITIPVVMLPVDAGRSLENIVKSNAIVTLQLYSPKRPAVDVAEVFLWLMAVGTILCASYWSAWTVREEAIEQDKLLKDGSDELLQLSTTSSRGVVEVTVISAILFVVVASCFLIMLYKLMSFWFIEVLVVLFCIGGVEGLQTCLVSLLSCFRWFRRFGESYVKVPFLGAVSYLTLAICPFCIAFAVFWAVKRQYSYAWIGQDILGISLIITVLQIVRVPNLKVGFVLLSCAFMYDIFWVFVSKWWFRESVMIVVARGDRSGEDGIPMLLKIPRMFDPWGGYSIIGFGDIILPGLLVTFALRYDWLANKRLKSGYFLGTMSAYGLGLLITYIALNLMDGHGQPALLYIVPFILGTLFVLGHKRGDLKTLWTTGEPDRPCPHVRLQPQSS